A genomic window from Polaribacter gangjinensis includes:
- a CDS encoding TlpA disulfide reductase family protein: MKTKKINLAIITLLLFIFSNCKNEQKSNHFEINAIIKGVKENSKVVLLNYDEKKVIDSTIIKNGKFYFKGNIEFPYEAAISIDDEWLMIPFWVEQGEISISTDKQTLKKSNLGYHEIIKGGVINDMNLKFNKYIEPSQNKKGLKYKEMKEGVISEKEFQNQIDTIFKNVNAFFKNDSNANNYFSLSQMINYREGIPKKDLKIYYNKLSKKLKDSPKGKALHDYFTYDGVKVGEIAPEIIAKNVKGDEVNLKDFRGNYVLLDFWASWCMPCIKEMKTTLPLLKNKYKSDNFKIISFSFDVDKKSWLKSSTDLNIDWINISDNKRLSTSIVAFKYGVSEIPSNFLISPEGIVLKRFKYEEDLLVEIEKLMK; this comes from the coding sequence ATGAAAACAAAAAAAATAAATTTAGCAATCATTACACTTTTACTTTTCATTTTTTCGAATTGCAAAAATGAACAAAAAAGTAATCATTTTGAAATAAACGCAATTATCAAAGGAGTTAAAGAAAACTCAAAAGTTGTATTACTTAACTATGATGAAAAAAAAGTAATTGATTCTACAATTATCAAAAATGGAAAATTTTATTTTAAGGGAAATATAGAATTCCCTTATGAAGCTGCTATTTCAATTGATGATGAATGGTTAATGATACCATTTTGGGTTGAACAAGGAGAAATTTCCATTAGTACTGATAAGCAAACTTTAAAAAAATCTAATTTAGGATATCATGAAATTATAAAAGGAGGTGTAATTAATGATATGAATCTGAAATTCAATAAATATATTGAGCCTTCACAGAATAAAAAGGGATTGAAATATAAGGAAATGAAAGAAGGTGTCATTTCAGAAAAAGAATTTCAAAATCAAATTGACACCATATTCAAAAATGTGAATGCTTTTTTTAAGAATGATTCAAATGCAAATAATTATTTTTCTTTATCTCAAATGATTAATTATAGAGAAGGAATACCTAAAAAGGATTTGAAAATTTATTATAATAAATTATCCAAAAAACTTAAAGATTCGCCAAAAGGAAAAGCATTACATGATTATTTTACTTATGATGGCGTAAAAGTTGGTGAAATTGCTCCTGAGATTATTGCTAAAAATGTAAAGGGAGATGAAGTCAACTTAAAAGATTTCAGAGGAAATTATGTATTATTAGATTTTTGGGCTTCTTGGTGCATGCCATGTATAAAAGAAATGAAAACAACTTTGCCACTTTTAAAAAATAAATACAAATCTGATAATTTTAAAATCATCAGTTTTTCATTTGATGTTGATAAAAAATCTTGGTTAAAATCAAGTACTGATTTGAACATTGATTGGATTAATATTTCCGACAATAAAAGGTTATCAACAAGTATAGTTGCTTTCAAATATGGAGTTAGCGAAATTCCCTCAAATTTTTTGATTAGCCCTGAAGGAATTGTGTTAAAAAGATTTAAATATGAAGAGGATTTATTAGTGGAAATTGAGAAATTGATGAAGTGA
- a CDS encoding DUF6913 domain-containing protein, translating to MLAIKKAFLKKKFFKLLADKENTRVVSDKEIVSVGVIASQKISNFIQIEEEIKKTLGFENVKVVTFLDYDKKNHHAQFYYSDKDVDWSGAFQQTALRDFLNEPLDLLIGYFNTNNVFLEMAVLKSKATFKVGFSEVNQQLYDMEIAEIPSKIDNFLNELKKYLVILKKMKN from the coding sequence ATTTTAGCAATTAAAAAAGCCTTTTTAAAAAAGAAGTTCTTTAAACTTCTTGCAGACAAAGAAAATACAAGAGTGGTTTCTGACAAAGAAATCGTTTCTGTTGGTGTAATTGCATCCCAAAAAATTTCTAATTTCATACAAATCGAAGAAGAAATAAAAAAAACATTGGGATTTGAAAATGTGAAAGTGGTTACTTTTTTAGATTATGATAAAAAAAATCACCACGCACAATTTTATTATTCTGACAAAGATGTGGATTGGAGTGGCGCTTTTCAACAAACAGCTTTACGAGATTTTTTAAACGAACCTTTAGATTTATTAATTGGATATTTCAACACCAACAATGTGTTTTTAGAAATGGCAGTTTTAAAATCAAAAGCAACATTTAAAGTAGGATTTTCAGAGGTAAATCAGCAATTGTATGATATGGAAATTGCTGAAATTCCTAGTAAAATTGATAATTTTTTAAATGAATTGAAAAAGTATTTGGTCATTTTAAAGAAAATGAAAAATTAA
- the coaBC gene encoding bifunctional phosphopantothenoylcysteine decarboxylase/phosphopantothenate--cysteine ligase CoaBC, with protein sequence MSVLSGKKILLGITAGIAAYKSANLVRLFIKLGAEVKVIMTPASKDFITPLTLSTLSKNPVHSEFYDTENDNELWNNHVDLGLWADYLVIAPATANTLSKMAHGTCDNLVLATYLSAKCPVYFAPAMDLDMYKHSSTKENLQKLQSFGDRMIPATSGELASGLVGEGRMAEPEDIVAFIENDILSTLSLRGKKVLITAGPTYEAIDPVRFIGNHSSGKMGFEIAKEAANLGAEVFLISGPSNEKINHSLVHRIDVISAEDMYQAAHKYFDTVDIAILSAAVADYKPKNVATQKIKKTDASLTIELAPTKDILASLGKIKNQQFLVGFALETENEFENAKAKLQRKNLDMIVLNSLQDKGAGFATNTNKITIIDKNLNSTDFDLKSKTAVAKDIITKIIQKLDA encoded by the coding sequence ATGTCTGTTTTAAGCGGAAAAAAAATTCTTTTAGGCATTACTGCTGGAATTGCCGCTTATAAATCAGCAAACTTAGTTCGATTATTTATAAAATTAGGCGCAGAAGTCAAAGTTATTATGACTCCTGCGTCTAAAGATTTTATAACACCTCTTACACTTTCTACACTTTCCAAAAATCCTGTTCATTCTGAATTTTACGATACAGAAAACGACAACGAACTTTGGAACAATCATGTTGACTTGGGTTTATGGGCAGATTATCTAGTAATCGCTCCTGCAACTGCAAATACCTTGTCAAAAATGGCACATGGCACTTGCGATAATTTGGTATTGGCAACTTATTTGTCAGCAAAATGCCCAGTGTATTTTGCACCAGCAATGGATTTAGACATGTATAAACATTCATCAACCAAAGAAAATCTTCAAAAATTACAAAGTTTTGGCGATAGGATGATTCCTGCAACTTCAGGAGAATTGGCTAGTGGTTTAGTTGGTGAAGGAAGAATGGCTGAACCTGAGGATATTGTTGCTTTCATTGAAAATGATATATTGTCAACATTGTCTTTGCGTGGAAAAAAAGTACTAATTACTGCAGGTCCAACTTATGAAGCGATTGATCCTGTGCGTTTTATTGGAAATCATTCTTCGGGTAAAATGGGTTTTGAAATTGCCAAAGAAGCAGCAAATTTAGGCGCAGAAGTTTTTTTGATTTCAGGACCATCTAATGAAAAAATCAATCACTCTTTGGTTCATAGAATTGACGTGATTTCTGCAGAAGATATGTATCAAGCAGCTCATAAATATTTTGATACAGTTGATATTGCAATTTTATCAGCAGCAGTAGCAGATTACAAACCAAAAAATGTTGCAACTCAAAAAATAAAAAAGACGGATGCTTCGTTAACTATTGAGTTAGCACCAACCAAAGATATTTTAGCTTCTTTAGGAAAAATTAAAAATCAGCAATTTTTAGTTGGTTTTGCTTTAGAAACGGAGAATGAATTTGAAAATGCAAAAGCAAAATTACAACGTAAAAATTTAGACATGATTGTTTTAAATTCTTTGCAAGATAAAGGCGCAGGTTTTGCTACTAACACAAATAAAATTACTATTATTGATAAAAATTTGAACAGTACTGATTTCGATTTGAAATCAAAAACAGCTGTTGCCAAAGATATTATCACTAAAATTATACAAAAATTAGATGCGTAA
- a CDS encoding outer membrane protein assembly factor BamD — MQKIKNLAYLLAISLLLFSCGEYQKVLNKGTVEDQYKMAVKMYESQKFGKAIRLFEKVTPAYRGKPQMERIQFMVAQSNFNEKNYQTAGYYFDRFAKNYPKSSKLEEASFASALSYKLASPEFSKDPTDTNKALEAFQTFINAFPDSDKLEEANKHYKELRYKLQKKYFEIAKTYYTTADYDMRNYKAAIQAFDNLLEDYLGSEFKEEALYYRLKAAHDFTFKSYDRRKPERIKDAMEAYDKLIRNYPDTKYKTEVDKMVTRLQNEKVRIDDLIEKSKELEDSK, encoded by the coding sequence ATGCAAAAAATTAAAAATTTAGCGTATTTACTAGCAATCAGCCTTTTGTTATTCTCTTGTGGAGAATACCAAAAAGTGTTGAATAAAGGTACTGTTGAAGACCAGTATAAAATGGCAGTAAAAATGTACGAATCTCAAAAGTTTGGGAAAGCCATTCGTTTGTTCGAAAAAGTAACACCTGCATACAGAGGAAAACCACAAATGGAAAGAATCCAGTTTATGGTTGCTCAATCGAATTTTAACGAAAAAAATTACCAAACTGCAGGATATTATTTTGACCGTTTTGCAAAGAACTATCCAAAAAGTTCAAAATTAGAAGAAGCATCTTTTGCTTCAGCGTTGAGTTATAAGTTAGCTTCACCAGAATTTAGTAAAGATCCAACAGATACAAATAAGGCATTAGAAGCTTTTCAGACTTTTATCAATGCATTTCCAGATTCTGACAAACTAGAAGAGGCAAACAAGCATTACAAAGAGTTGCGTTATAAATTGCAGAAAAAATACTTTGAAATTGCAAAAACCTATTATACAACTGCAGATTATGATATGAGAAATTACAAGGCTGCAATTCAAGCTTTTGATAATTTGTTAGAAGATTACTTAGGTTCAGAATTCAAAGAAGAAGCGTTGTATTACCGATTAAAAGCAGCACATGATTTTACTTTTAAAAGTTACGACAGAAGAAAACCAGAGCGTATCAAAGATGCAATGGAAGCTTATGATAAATTAATCAGAAATTATCCAGATACAAAGTATAAAACGGAAGTGGATAAAATGGTTACAAGATTGCAAAATGAAAAAGTAAGAATAGATGATCTTATCGAAAAATCAAAAGAATTAGAAGATTCAAAATAA
- a CDS encoding TlpA family protein disulfide reductase, which translates to MKPINLLSIFFILLSCNSKNNQTQKAQTIIKLELKKGDYSFFEPIENTIQFSSQHEKYPKYYQDLLSNSDFDTKDSLIIATLKTNYFSFILEQFKKGFVSKEEFIRKGIDSLKYQNAPKDNKLLVGIQFKNDHQILYIDQNKNGNFKDENPIFFKSDFRNHDSDSVNLKGIPEISYDYWAEHEGVITRFKRKAIIYPSLNDYRFYGDPDDEISKKSRLLLKFKDYWEAKAVFDDVEYTFVIQGRFKGDFSLYIKPSTQNFDDKNPTINQNYKYEIKDSIKLGNKIFVLEEISNDLNNLKIKEIKGKYFVYGNKVGQKLKNFELETLTLKKEKLADVLKKKKYTIIDFWGTWCKPCREQIPTLKEFYDKNKDQINIISIAYDKNLNDVIQYTAKNKMNWSQYFYHRNNGKGIISDLRIIFYPTLLLVDSEMNILFKESGTSDLKEVNKILEINKVK; encoded by the coding sequence ATGAAACCAATTAATTTACTTTCAATATTTTTTATTTTACTGTCTTGTAATAGTAAAAATAATCAAACTCAAAAAGCGCAAACTATTATAAAATTAGAACTAAAAAAAGGCGATTATTCTTTTTTTGAACCTATTGAAAACACAATACAATTCTCATCACAACATGAAAAATACCCAAAATATTATCAAGATTTATTGAGTAATTCTGATTTTGACACAAAAGATTCACTCATTATTGCTACTTTAAAAACGAACTATTTTTCATTTATCCTTGAACAATTTAAAAAGGGTTTTGTAAGTAAAGAAGAATTTATAAGAAAAGGAATTGACTCTCTAAAATATCAAAATGCTCCAAAAGACAACAAACTTTTAGTAGGTATTCAATTTAAAAATGATCATCAAATATTGTACATAGATCAAAATAAAAATGGAAATTTTAAAGACGAAAACCCCATTTTTTTTAAATCTGATTTCAGAAACCATGATTCTGATAGTGTTAATTTAAAAGGCATACCTGAAATAAGTTATGATTATTGGGCTGAACACGAAGGAGTTATAACTCGTTTTAAACGAAAAGCAATTATTTATCCTTCTTTAAATGATTATAGATTTTATGGTGATCCAGATGATGAGATTTCAAAAAAATCTAGACTGTTATTAAAGTTCAAAGATTATTGGGAGGCAAAAGCTGTTTTTGATGATGTTGAATATACTTTTGTAATTCAGGGGCGTTTCAAGGGTGATTTTTCGCTTTATATAAAACCATCAACTCAAAATTTTGATGATAAAAATCCAACAATAAATCAAAATTATAAATACGAAATAAAAGATTCTATAAAACTTGGGAATAAAATATTTGTATTAGAGGAAATCTCTAATGACTTAAATAATTTAAAAATCAAAGAAATTAAAGGTAAATACTTTGTTTACGGGAATAAAGTTGGTCAGAAATTAAAAAATTTTGAACTAGAAACCCTTACTTTAAAAAAAGAAAAATTAGCTGATGTTTTGAAGAAAAAAAAATATACCATCATTGATTTTTGGGGAACATGGTGCAAACCTTGCAGAGAACAAATACCAACTTTAAAGGAATTTTACGATAAAAACAAAGACCAAATTAATATTATAAGTATTGCTTATGATAAAAATTTGAATGATGTAATTCAATATACAGCCAAAAACAAGATGAATTGGTCACAGTATTTCTATCATAGAAATAATGGGAAAGGTATCATCAGTGATCTTCGTATTATATTTTATCCAACATTATTATTGGTTGATAGTGAAATGAATATACTTTTTAAAGAAAGTGGCACAAGTGATTTGAAGGAAGTGAATAAGATTTTAGAAATCAATAAAGTTAAATAG
- a CDS encoding S41 family peptidase produces the protein MKKILFILFLANINTFSQSKLSEVEKFKQTGLIWGLLKYHHPKISYGLYDWNLEFIKLTEEIKGDISQTTLNDKLLKFIIKFNSGADFKTKKINIDFDKVFKKNINYSWIKDSLFGVELTYELNKIKENGNLGDYYASLDKSKMMDFSNEKGMPDFNSSLQNYRLLEFYSFWNIIQYWNVNKYLTDKEWLEVLEELTEEFINATTTYNYEIAKLKMFAKLNDSHSYKISDFFKSTLFNKHPVFSGEILNDTVIVTKIYNKKLAQNDSIALKDIIVGIEGLSIKNYIDKTFDPIISSSNRTYLNGRLENSYLFSSNKNSLEIEVINKFGKIETKSIKLYEKYTSDNFETLYNNKKDHWKKIKPTITYINLDNITSKELSIAFTKAHNDKGIILDLRNYPKNITNSDLAKYLYPERKLFVDVLFPVKNNPSLGELNGNTPLKIILDPFKAGSKNSNYYKGKVLLLVNSKTGSKAEYLGMLIQQSPNCITIGEQTAGAVMNISSSILPDNQQFYFTGLGAFYPNGTGLQRQGLKIDYEIKGSVSNFDTELYINEAVKIIEN, from the coding sequence ATGAAAAAAATATTGTTCATTTTATTTTTAGCTAACATAAATACTTTCTCACAATCTAAATTGTCAGAAGTTGAAAAATTTAAACAGACTGGTTTAATTTGGGGGTTATTAAAATATCACCATCCTAAAATTAGTTATGGTTTATATGATTGGAATTTAGAATTCATAAAACTTACCGAAGAAATAAAAGGAGATATTAGTCAAACAACATTGAATGACAAATTATTGAAATTTATAATAAAATTTAATTCAGGTGCAGATTTCAAAACAAAAAAAATAAACATCGATTTTGATAAAGTATTTAAAAAAAACATAAATTATTCATGGATAAAAGATTCTTTATTTGGTGTGGAGCTAACTTACGAACTGAATAAAATAAAGGAAAATGGAAACTTGGGTGATTACTATGCTTCACTTGATAAGAGTAAAATGATGGATTTCAGTAACGAAAAAGGAATGCCAGATTTCAACTCATCATTACAAAATTATAGATTGTTAGAGTTTTATAGTTTTTGGAATATTATACAATATTGGAATGTAAATAAGTACTTAACTGATAAAGAATGGTTAGAAGTATTAGAGGAGTTGACGGAAGAATTTATTAACGCTACTACTACATATAACTATGAAATTGCTAAGTTAAAAATGTTTGCAAAGTTAAATGATTCACATAGTTATAAAATTTCTGATTTTTTTAAAAGCACATTATTTAATAAACACCCAGTATTTTCTGGAGAAATATTAAATGACACTGTAATCGTTACAAAAATTTATAATAAAAAATTAGCACAAAACGATTCTATTGCTTTAAAAGATATCATAGTTGGTATTGAAGGATTAAGTATTAAGAATTATATAGATAAAACATTTGACCCCATTATTTCCTCTTCTAATAGAACATATTTAAATGGCAGACTAGAAAATAGTTACTTATTTTCAAGTAATAAAAATTCATTAGAAATTGAGGTTATTAATAAGTTTGGAAAAATTGAAACAAAGTCTATAAAGTTGTATGAAAAATATACCTCAGATAATTTTGAAACATTATATAATAATAAAAAAGATCATTGGAAAAAAATAAAGCCTACTATTACTTACATAAATTTAGATAACATTACAAGCAAAGAATTAAGTATTGCTTTTACAAAAGCTCATAATGATAAGGGAATAATTTTGGACTTAAGAAATTATCCTAAAAATATTACAAATTCAGATTTGGCAAAATACTTATATCCTGAAAGAAAGTTATTTGTTGATGTTTTATTCCCTGTGAAAAATAATCCATCATTAGGCGAACTTAATGGCAATACACCCCTCAAGATTATATTAGATCCATTTAAAGCAGGAAGTAAAAATTCAAATTATTATAAAGGTAAAGTTTTACTACTAGTAAATAGTAAAACAGGAAGTAAAGCAGAATATTTAGGCATGTTAATACAACAATCTCCAAATTGTATTACTATAGGAGAACAAACTGCTGGTGCTGTCATGAATATTTCATCTTCAATATTACCAGACAATCAACAGTTTTATTTTACAGGTCTTGGAGCATTTTATCCTAATGGAACAGGATTGCAAAGGCAAGGTCTAAAAATAGATTATGAAATTAAAGGTAGCGTTTCAAATTTTGACACAGAATTATATATTAACGAAGCTGTAAAAATTATAGAAAATTAA
- the dapA gene encoding 4-hydroxy-tetrahydrodipicolinate synthase — protein sequence MQQFIGMGVALVTPFKDDFTVDVDALTKLVNFNIENGTNYLVVNGTTGESATISKEEKELIIDVIVKANNKRLPLVLGVGGNNTLEVVKELKTRDLSQFDGILSVAPYYSKPTQEGFYQHYKAIAEATEKPIILYNVPGRTARNMEPSTTLRLAKDFKNIVAVKEAGNNQQQYYTLLKDKPADFLIISGDDDLALGVTLAGGSGVISVIGQAFPKEFSDMIRLGLEGKNKEAYKIHYKLMDIINLIFEENNPAGIKVLLSQFNICSNKVRLPLVSASENLHHKIKNFISNF from the coding sequence ATGCAACAATTTATTGGAATGGGTGTAGCTTTGGTAACGCCTTTCAAAGATGATTTTACTGTGGATGTTGACGCGCTTACAAAATTAGTGAACTTCAATATCGAAAATGGCACTAACTATTTGGTTGTCAATGGTACAACTGGCGAAAGTGCTACCATTTCTAAAGAAGAAAAAGAGTTGATTATTGATGTAATTGTCAAAGCCAATAACAAACGTTTGCCATTGGTTTTAGGAGTTGGAGGAAATAATACGTTGGAAGTTGTAAAAGAATTAAAAACCAGAGATTTATCACAATTTGACGGAATTTTATCAGTAGCACCTTATTACAGCAAACCAACTCAAGAAGGCTTTTATCAACATTACAAAGCGATTGCAGAAGCTACAGAAAAACCAATCATTTTATACAACGTTCCTGGAAGAACAGCCAGAAATATGGAGCCAAGTACTACTTTACGTTTGGCAAAAGATTTCAAAAATATTGTTGCTGTCAAAGAAGCAGGCAACAATCAACAACAATATTACACACTTTTAAAAGACAAACCTGCTGATTTTTTAATCATTTCTGGTGATGATGATTTGGCTTTGGGTGTAACTTTAGCTGGTGGTTCAGGAGTAATTTCTGTGATTGGACAAGCGTTTCCAAAAGAATTTTCGGACATGATTCGATTAGGTTTGGAAGGAAAAAACAAAGAAGCCTATAAAATTCATTATAAATTGATGGATATTATCAATCTTATTTTTGAAGAAAATAATCCAGCAGGAATCAAAGTATTGTTATCTCAATTCAATATTTGTTCAAACAAAGTTCGTTTGCCTTTAGTTTCAGCAAGTGAAAATTTACATCACAAAATCAAGAATTTCATTTCGAATTTTTAG
- a CDS encoding esterase-like activity of phytase family protein, which translates to MKKSFFLLLLLLIFSCATKRNFTLSYIDEYIIPDSLQFQNQTIGGISGIDVVNNDFYFVIDDSNNPRIVSAKIDIKNDRFQSVDFKKVIFLNNATNTFFKENVLDLESIFVDEKTNEIHLVSEGEINKKKPPTIFKIDANGNFIYQYQLPKTFSKIENFKHNGVFESSCKSIDNQGFWVGVEAPLVADGEEPNGSETSSPIRITYFDFQTKQATKQFAYQLERIPKPYKGNVNVTGVTALLEIERNHFLIVERAYQNNYGSYGNTIRIFEAFVDKNTTDILNIESLKKSPFTPLKKRLLFDFDTVKQFLTDGIIDNIEGISLGPKLKNGNQSLILVADDNFQLYGKQLNQLILLEIKTNK; encoded by the coding sequence ATGAAAAAATCATTTTTTTTACTGCTTTTACTATTAATATTTTCTTGTGCAACAAAGAGAAACTTCACTCTAAGCTACATAGATGAATACATCATTCCAGATTCGTTACAATTTCAAAATCAAACAATTGGAGGTATATCAGGAATTGATGTTGTGAATAATGATTTCTATTTTGTGATTGACGATTCCAATAATCCAAGAATTGTAAGTGCTAAAATCGACATTAAAAATGATAGATTTCAATCTGTTGATTTTAAAAAAGTAATCTTTTTAAATAATGCTACAAATACTTTTTTTAAAGAAAATGTACTCGATTTAGAATCCATTTTTGTAGATGAAAAAACAAACGAAATTCATTTGGTAAGTGAGGGTGAAATTAACAAGAAAAAGCCACCAACAATTTTTAAAATCGATGCAAATGGCAATTTTATTTATCAATATCAATTGCCAAAAACATTCTCAAAAATTGAAAATTTTAAACACAATGGTGTTTTTGAATCTTCGTGTAAAAGTATTGATAATCAAGGTTTTTGGGTTGGAGTAGAAGCGCCATTGGTTGCAGATGGTGAAGAACCAAATGGTTCTGAAACTTCTTCTCCAATCAGAATTACTTATTTCGATTTTCAAACCAAACAAGCTACCAAACAATTTGCCTATCAATTAGAAAGAATTCCAAAACCTTACAAAGGAAATGTAAATGTAACAGGAGTAACTGCCTTGCTTGAAATTGAAAGAAATCATTTTTTAATTGTAGAAAGAGCCTATCAAAATAATTATGGAAGTTATGGAAATACGATTCGTATTTTTGAAGCGTTTGTAGATAAAAATACCACTGATATTTTGAACATTGAATCCTTAAAAAAATCGCCATTTACGCCTTTAAAAAAAAGGCTGTTATTTGATTTTGATACCGTAAAACAGTTTTTAACTGACGGAATTATTGATAATATTGAGGGAATTTCATTGGGTCCCAAATTAAAAAACGGAAATCAATCCTTGATTTTAGTGGCTGATGATAATTTTCAATTGTATGGAAAACAACTAAATCAATTGATTTTATTGGAAATAAAAACAAATAAATAG
- a CDS encoding ferritin, with protein sequence MLSPVIEEALNNQITVEAQSSQIYLAMASWAEVLGFEGVAQFMYAHSDEERMHMLKLVKFINERGGHAKISALEAPPTQFGSFKEMFQELFNHEVKVSACINDLVDICLTEKDYATHNFLQWYVSEQIEEEALARNILDKIKLIGDDKGGFYLFDNDIKLLITAANKA encoded by the coding sequence ATGTTATCACCAGTTATTGAAGAAGCTTTAAATAATCAAATTACCGTTGAAGCACAATCATCACAAATATATTTAGCTATGGCTTCTTGGGCAGAAGTTCTTGGTTTTGAAGGCGTTGCTCAGTTTATGTATGCACATTCAGATGAAGAAAGAATGCACATGTTAAAGTTGGTAAAATTCATCAACGAAAGAGGGGGGCATGCAAAAATATCTGCTTTAGAGGCGCCTCCAACACAATTTGGTTCTTTTAAAGAAATGTTTCAAGAATTGTTCAATCACGAAGTAAAAGTATCAGCGTGTATCAATGATTTGGTTGATATTTGTTTGACTGAAAAAGATTACGCAACTCATAATTTCTTACAGTGGTATGTATCAGAACAAATTGAAGAAGAAGCACTTGCCAGAAATATTTTAGATAAAATTAAATTGATTGGCGATGATAAAGGAGGTTTTTATTTGTTTGACAATGATATCAAATTATTAATAACAGCAGCAAATAAAGCTTAA
- a CDS encoding DNA-directed RNA polymerase subunit omega produces MDYKDTKAAISTVTYDRNEVEAPTKNIYQAISIIAKRAEQINSDLKIELVDKLDEFATYNDSLEEVFENKEQIEVSKYYERLPKPTALAVEEWLKGKVYFRTPDSE; encoded by the coding sequence ATGGATTATAAAGATACAAAAGCTGCAATAAGTACAGTAACTTATGACAGAAACGAAGTTGAAGCGCCTACTAAAAATATTTACCAAGCGATTTCAATCATTGCCAAAAGAGCTGAGCAAATCAATTCTGATTTAAAAATTGAATTGGTTGATAAGTTAGATGAGTTTGCAACTTATAATGATAGCTTAGAAGAAGTTTTTGAAAATAAAGAGCAAATAGAAGTTTCTAAATATTATGAGCGTTTACCAAAACCAACTGCATTAGCTGTTGAAGAATGGTTAAAAGGAAAAGTTTATTTTAGAACTCCAGATTCGGAATAA